From a region of the Maridesulfovibrio ferrireducens genome:
- a CDS encoding zinc ribbon domain-containing protein YjdM produces the protein MENLPNCPQCKCEYVYHDGSILICPECGFEFQAEDVQEKVYKDANGNVLVDGDTVIVIQDLKVKGASSSIKKGTKVKNIKLIEPEDGVHDISCKVPGFGSMYLKTSIVKKS, from the coding sequence ATGGAAAATTTACCAAATTGTCCGCAGTGTAAGTGCGAGTATGTGTATCATGATGGCAGTATTCTTATTTGCCCAGAATGTGGTTTTGAGTTTCAGGCCGAAGACGTGCAGGAAAAAGTCTATAAAGATGCGAATGGCAATGTCTTGGTTGATGGCGATACTGTTATAGTTATCCAGGATTTAAAAGTGAAAGGCGCGTCTTCTTCCATTAAAAAGGGAACAAAAGTAAAAAATATCAAGTTGATAGAACCCGAAGATGGTGTTCATGATATTTCCTGTAAAGTTCCTGGTTTTGGTTCAATGTATCTTAAAACATCGATAGTTAAGAAAAGTTAG
- a CDS encoding aminotransferase class V-fold PLP-dependent enzyme: protein MNLALLKGDITMSNLTRRNFLKSSLGASGALLLSSAAFAGEKEKKGKNKKSGNDPVNALEEIDDLINELEKKGRRFKTDQLDADNDTEWNRLVEYYFDRDDYSCLSVNSANLCPSMKPVSKMVDLVQDMLKKDISFPMRGELAEASLSRGLDSIKNWLGLGKQEYEADYLMALVANSTQGNNFINNGLMSSKFFNPEKDNVVVWDVNHPTNYQAWEYRKATQGWSDDSIRILRTKMFSNSVTPQELKNGVLPSDPKSEDDIIKALKQTVDKNTKIVTLSWQSNECGMLLPMERIVHELRAINKDMHIHADSAQTFGVLDLKLGDLDVDSITGSFHKWPCGPKMVGLLYMNNKSNAAERFIPSEWGYDEHIKTPEDYGFMAKDGVIDPNAKRFSYLGQQNDATLVATWMTALFHTGKLHPNVTPAKIEKRIHYLGTKTKEALFKNLPKIYPDFNEKEAYKWITTPTTDDNLRSSVFLFKCPQGVQAGNVIKNVYEKHQLAIANLKVLGHDLIRISPTFCNTASDITQVVEGTIDVIYNMQKGKLANNTIYRSYA from the coding sequence TTGAATTTAGCCTTATTAAAAGGAGATATCACTATGAGTAATTTAACACGACGCAATTTTTTAAAAAGTAGTTTAGGAGCAAGCGGAGCGCTGTTGCTTAGCTCTGCTGCGTTCGCCGGGGAAAAAGAAAAAAAGGGAAAAAATAAAAAATCAGGCAATGATCCGGTCAACGCTTTAGAAGAAATTGATGACCTTATAAATGAGCTGGAAAAAAAGGGTCGTAGGTTCAAAACAGACCAGCTGGATGCGGACAACGACACTGAATGGAATCGACTTGTTGAATATTATTTTGACCGTGATGACTATAGTTGTCTTTCAGTCAATTCAGCAAACCTTTGCCCATCTATGAAGCCGGTCAGCAAAATGGTGGATCTTGTTCAGGATATGTTAAAAAAGGACATTTCCTTTCCCATGAGAGGTGAACTTGCAGAAGCTAGCCTCAGCAGGGGGCTTGATTCCATCAAAAATTGGCTTGGACTCGGAAAACAGGAATATGAAGCTGATTATTTAATGGCTTTGGTTGCAAATTCAACTCAGGGTAATAACTTTATTAATAATGGTTTAATGTCTTCTAAATTTTTTAATCCTGAAAAAGATAACGTAGTTGTCTGGGATGTAAATCATCCAACCAACTATCAAGCGTGGGAATACCGTAAGGCGACTCAAGGCTGGAGTGATGATTCAATTCGGATATTGAGAACAAAAATGTTCAGCAACTCCGTAACACCACAAGAGCTAAAAAACGGAGTATTGCCCTCCGATCCGAAATCCGAAGATGATATCATCAAAGCATTAAAACAGACGGTAGATAAAAATACAAAAATTGTGACTTTATCATGGCAATCCAATGAATGTGGTATGCTTTTGCCTATGGAACGCATCGTTCACGAGCTTAGAGCCATTAATAAGGATATGCATATTCATGCTGACAGTGCGCAGACTTTTGGGGTTTTAGACTTAAAGCTTGGAGATTTAGACGTAGACAGCATAACCGGTAGTTTTCATAAATGGCCCTGCGGTCCTAAAATGGTCGGCCTTCTGTACATGAATAATAAGTCAAATGCCGCTGAGCGGTTCATCCCTAGTGAATGGGGATATGACGAACATATCAAGACTCCCGAGGATTACGGATTTATGGCAAAAGATGGAGTTATTGATCCTAATGCCAAGCGATTTTCCTACTTAGGTCAGCAGAATGATGCGACTCTTGTTGCTACATGGATGACAGCTTTATTTCATACAGGAAAACTGCACCCCAATGTTACCCCTGCTAAAATTGAAAAAAGAATTCATTACTTAGGAACTAAAACCAAAGAAGCTTTGTTTAAAAATCTGCCTAAAATCTATCCGGATTTTAATGAAAAAGAAGCGTACAAATGGATCACCACTCCTACTACTGATGATAATTTGCGTAGCTCCGTTTTTCTATTCAAATGTCCGCAGGGCGTACAGGCTGGAAATGTGATCAAAAATGTTTATGAAAAGCATCAACTGGCCATTGCAAACTTGAAAGTGCTAGGACATGATTTAATCAGAATATCTCCAACATTTTGCAATACCGCTAGTGACATAACTCAAGTAGTAGAAGGTACAATTGATGTTATTTACAATATGCAAAAAGGTAAATTAGCGAATAATACTATTTACCGTTCTTATGCATAA
- a CDS encoding glycosyltransferase family 39 protein, translating to MNDKAKHIDLALWAIMLLATALRIYSIGSESLWIDEGQTVAYATKSFGEIIEYCARDVHPPLYLFIMHIWTELFGISEISLRLPSAIFGVIAVFLTYRVGEKIMNRNAALLGALFLAVSYMGINFSQEARSYTMLLSAILLSCHGLLLFIDNPNRKNFLYYAASIALMLYIHTFTVFIIMFHQLYFITGFILTPGQRIKRLGNWISVNIAALIIFSPWLFFLVKQVLAKLGGEGPGSWVPAPDFFTAWRTLIQLAGGSAPLAAAAIALFLCLISAAIPSLRRMITPSRQDQTRNSMTGLFLGLWLLCAVVTPFVFSLILSPIYVERYAIQFLPGFCLFVGLVITRIAPPALKVAALSLFLIATAHGLWLYYTSYDKEQWREVAQFVNENIKPGDALVLSAPWIYEPFVYYFGDDGDPKIIPAFSHVNLKEETKNFDNIWLIQAHEFFSDPEGDVPALLSESRLVKKHKDFKEGINTNPILVHFQSIRVTKYDAGRMQDYLRKGNIGGKQNTSSEHKNELVAGLPDSLIIEQSGFKVTNKNNSTVIESGPDTRLRYRFESPGKVGEGAISFRILPQWKNDSKKHMLLMAKGSKWDKGSVFLEMSPEKTLRALFFKDGFTGMVEGQPIQLSNNQWHNISLDWNRTSTSIFVDGNLYAKADLPLPFQSDFKTLHLGADHQNQFPALGEYDDLMIFDTPLSVEDAQNLYTSGSARPAYWYDLDLQGRRNSTGIGKGFSSGQDQFFTSVTPKSTNNKNMEGSASFTFTPDWSAGDEKQRMLLGFYGKAWNMGSMFLEKTPKDFLQLIRWEKGSPSCVVGQKISDWKQNEPHKISISWNSKETSLTLDGKTFNSACSPNSESGFESLTIANDGSGNLPAMGKFEDLRINP from the coding sequence ATGAATGATAAAGCCAAACACATAGATCTTGCGTTATGGGCAATAATGCTACTTGCCACAGCCTTGCGAATTTACTCAATAGGCAGTGAAAGCCTTTGGATAGATGAAGGTCAGACCGTAGCCTATGCAACAAAATCTTTTGGTGAAATCATTGAATACTGCGCTCGCGACGTTCATCCCCCGCTCTACCTTTTCATCATGCACATATGGACCGAGTTATTCGGTATATCCGAAATTTCCCTGAGACTACCTTCGGCCATTTTCGGAGTTATAGCCGTCTTCCTGACTTATCGGGTCGGCGAAAAAATTATGAATAGAAACGCCGCTCTGCTCGGCGCTCTTTTTCTTGCTGTTTCTTATATGGGCATAAACTTTTCGCAGGAAGCCCGCAGCTACACCATGCTGCTAAGTGCAATTCTACTATCCTGCCACGGACTGCTTCTATTTATTGATAATCCAAACCGCAAAAATTTCTTATACTATGCGGCAAGCATTGCCCTGATGCTTTATATCCATACGTTCACAGTCTTCATCATTATGTTCCATCAGCTTTATTTTATAACGGGTTTTATTCTTACGCCCGGACAAAGAATTAAAAGGCTGGGAAATTGGATAAGTGTAAACATTGCGGCACTCATAATTTTCAGCCCGTGGCTCTTCTTTCTAGTCAAACAGGTATTAGCCAAACTCGGAGGAGAAGGCCCCGGTTCATGGGTTCCCGCACCAGATTTTTTCACGGCATGGCGCACATTGATACAACTTGCAGGAGGCTCAGCCCCACTTGCGGCGGCTGCAATAGCGTTATTTCTCTGCCTGATTTCAGCCGCAATTCCTTCACTCAGACGCATGATCACACCGTCCAGACAGGACCAGACACGTAACTCCATGACCGGACTCTTTCTAGGCCTATGGTTGTTATGCGCGGTAGTTACTCCTTTCGTCTTTTCTCTTATTCTTTCACCAATTTATGTAGAACGTTATGCTATCCAGTTTTTACCCGGATTCTGCCTGTTTGTAGGACTTGTCATAACTCGTATAGCTCCACCAGCTCTCAAAGTTGCGGCTCTGTCGCTTTTTCTCATAGCGACAGCGCATGGACTGTGGCTCTACTACACATCATATGACAAGGAGCAGTGGAGAGAAGTTGCACAATTCGTCAATGAAAATATCAAGCCCGGTGATGCTCTGGTCCTCAGCGCTCCTTGGATATATGAACCGTTCGTATACTACTTCGGAGATGACGGAGATCCTAAAATAATTCCAGCTTTCAGCCATGTAAATTTAAAAGAAGAAACCAAAAATTTTGATAACATATGGCTCATTCAAGCTCATGAATTCTTTTCTGATCCCGAAGGAGATGTACCCGCCCTTCTTTCAGAAAGCAGGCTGGTAAAAAAACATAAAGATTTTAAAGAAGGAATCAATACCAACCCGATCCTAGTTCATTTCCAATCCATCCGCGTAACAAAATATGATGCGGGAAGGATGCAGGATTACCTCAGAAAAGGAAATATTGGAGGAAAGCAGAACACTTCATCTGAACATAAAAATGAGCTGGTAGCAGGATTACCGGATAGTCTGATTATCGAACAATCAGGTTTTAAAGTTACTAACAAAAACAATTCCACTGTAATTGAATCCGGACCTGACACGCGGTTGCGCTACAGATTCGAATCTCCCGGAAAAGTTGGAGAGGGGGCTATATCCTTCAGAATTCTACCGCAATGGAAAAACGATAGTAAAAAGCACATGTTATTAATGGCAAAAGGCTCTAAATGGGACAAAGGGTCTGTATTTTTAGAAATGTCTCCAGAAAAGACACTAAGAGCTCTTTTCTTCAAAGATGGATTCACAGGCATGGTGGAAGGCCAGCCCATACAATTATCCAATAATCAGTGGCACAACATATCTTTAGACTGGAATCGGACTTCTACTTCTATTTTCGTTGATGGCAATCTTTACGCAAAGGCCGATCTCCCTTTACCGTTCCAATCAGATTTTAAAACTTTGCACCTAGGTGCCGATCATCAGAACCAGTTCCCCGCTCTCGGTGAATATGACGATCTCATGATATTCGACACACCTCTATCCGTTGAAGATGCACAAAATTTGTACACTTCCGGTTCAGCGCGTCCAGCATATTGGTATGACCTTGATCTTCAAGGCAGAAGAAACAGCACGGGAATCGGCAAAGGATTCAGTTCAGGACAAGATCAGTTCTTCACCTCCGTAACGCCGAAAAGTACAAATAATAAAAACATGGAAGGAAGTGCGTCGTTCACCTTCACACCAGACTGGTCTGCGGGTGACGAGAAACAAAGGATGCTGTTAGGTTTTTACGGAAAGGCGTGGAATATGGGATCAATGTTTTTAGAGAAAACACCCAAAGATTTTCTACAGCTTATCAGGTGGGAAAAAGGAAGCCCATCCTGCGTAGTCGGACAGAAAATATCTGACTGGAAACAAAACGAACCTCACAAAATTTCCATATCATGGAACAGCAAAGAAACATCACTGACTTTGGACGGAAAAACATTCAATTCCGCTTGTTCACCAAATTCAGAGTCAGGCTTTGAATCACTCACAATTGCAAATGACGGTAGTGGAAATCTTCCAGCCATGGGGAAATTTGAGGATCTTAGGATTAATCCATAA
- a CDS encoding sigma-54 interaction domain-containing protein, which translates to MTESQQQKLQISAMNELIKNSDIRLAFQRCLIVLREFLPVDYISLHLFDEGLGIIETLVDATVNVSPVINNISVLTPEARELAAQSIKYIDPGKPYEIIDRLGDSVMAEQLGVDLGTPDSASLVLDLCQDGRYLGSVAFTGAPGAIYTHEHGAFVTTLHDTMACVVSRFLSLRECNRLRDSLADRANFLQSELLRGVDDQIIGADFGLKDVVASCRQVAPTDTPVLLLGETGVGKEVLAGAIHRISSRRDGPFIKVNCGGIPATLIESALFGHVKGAFTGALSDKKGYFERAQGGTIFLDEIGELPMEAQTRFLHVLQDKSFERVGGGKLRKANIRVLAATHRNLEKLIQEGKFRRDLLFRLNIFPLTIPPLRQRKVDIPPLAAHFISKIAGDMGLPEVPFAAPGAVDRLLEYQWPGNVRELANVIEREIIIRRDGPLTFEGINPDAESPFLKHCRPDEMILENIIAKHIVHGLRMTGGKIEGKGGTAELLGINSRTLQSKMKKLNIPFGRMAGDIYSV; encoded by the coding sequence ATGACAGAATCGCAACAGCAGAAGCTCCAAATATCTGCGATGAATGAGTTAATTAAGAATTCAGACATTCGTCTTGCTTTTCAGAGGTGTCTGATAGTTCTTCGTGAGTTTCTTCCGGTGGATTATATCAGTTTGCATCTTTTTGATGAAGGATTGGGAATTATTGAAACACTTGTTGATGCCACTGTTAATGTGTCGCCTGTCATAAATAATATTTCGGTACTTACCCCTGAAGCAAGGGAGCTTGCGGCCCAGAGCATCAAATATATTGATCCGGGAAAACCGTACGAGATTATTGACCGTCTTGGAGATTCAGTAATGGCGGAGCAGTTAGGTGTTGATTTAGGTACTCCTGATTCGGCTAGTCTCGTATTGGATTTGTGTCAGGATGGGCGTTATCTTGGTTCCGTAGCTTTTACAGGCGCACCGGGAGCCATTTACACGCACGAGCATGGGGCATTTGTAACCACATTACATGATACCATGGCTTGCGTGGTATCCCGTTTTCTCAGTCTTCGGGAATGTAATAGGCTCCGTGACAGTCTTGCCGATAGAGCTAATTTTTTGCAATCTGAGCTTTTGCGCGGAGTGGATGATCAAATAATCGGTGCTGATTTTGGTTTAAAAGATGTAGTTGCTTCCTGTAGACAAGTCGCTCCGACTGATACCCCTGTTTTATTGTTGGGGGAAACAGGAGTGGGCAAGGAAGTTCTTGCTGGAGCTATTCATCGTATCTCCAGCCGCCGTGATGGACCTTTTATTAAAGTAAATTGCGGTGGCATACCTGCGACTTTAATTGAGAGTGCTCTTTTCGGACATGTAAAGGGAGCATTTACCGGAGCCTTAAGTGATAAAAAAGGTTATTTTGAACGCGCTCAAGGTGGAACAATTTTTCTTGATGAAATTGGTGAATTGCCTATGGAAGCCCAGACCAGATTTCTTCATGTTTTGCAGGATAAATCTTTCGAGCGGGTAGGAGGTGGAAAGTTAAGAAAGGCAAACATTCGGGTTCTTGCTGCTACTCATAGAAATTTAGAGAAGCTTATTCAAGAAGGTAAGTTTCGGCGGGATTTGCTCTTCCGGCTTAACATCTTTCCTCTTACTATTCCGCCTTTGCGTCAGCGGAAAGTGGATATTCCACCATTGGCAGCACACTTTATCAGCAAAATTGCCGGAGATATGGGGTTGCCGGAAGTTCCCTTCGCCGCACCCGGAGCGGTAGATCGGTTGCTGGAGTATCAATGGCCGGGTAATGTTCGTGAACTTGCAAATGTGATTGAACGCGAAATTATTATTCGCCGGGACGGACCATTGACTTTTGAAGGTATTAATCCTGATGCGGAGTCACCTTTCTTGAAACATTGTAGACCGGATGAGATGATTCTTGAAAATATTATTGCCAAGCATATTGTGCATGGGTTGCGGATGACGGGTGGAAAAATCGAAGGGAAGGGCGGAACTGCTGAACTGCTTGGGATAAATTCCCGCACTCTGCAAAGTAAAATGAAAAAACTTAATATACCATTCGGTCGCATGGCCGGGGATATTTATTCGGTTTGA
- a CDS encoding DUF3131 domain-containing protein produces the protein MKIFRILTVTFAICLMSAISAMAAFDGLGQLVSSPTFAEAVALYKNGKFEPSAMILQDLAENMRGLSPEVSGIVFVMASRAAENAGNARAYESWGMATARFARAGMSWNEVRKNLDQQLEMARLGAAGPAAVGAGQAPGFAGPAVSLPPEAGRMATAWELFGLKNYIRPSTGLRREKTADQIWNNMGDAGQGAITVIPYSEGVWGPNISGTSTPPIVKTTEVPRNHSSAAAAATIAAAKDSTSSKPALSETYRDAARLAWSYFQRNYQPSTGLYNGLDLYSITTVWEIGSSLAALNAAYELELINGDEFKQRAGLMMQTLSSMDLYNNELPNKLYFAESARMVGEDQKPTSSGIGWVGPDVARLLLWLKKTATLHPEFKSTVEKIFKRMRTEKLVTNGLIYSMNVYAGKEILTVVNGFGYGSYAAECLKPWGFNAWASSDYRKTLGYKNMLGVKVPFDKSAKALLSSKPFVLTLMEFGKSDNEQDKLIRRIYEVQEARYKKTKTITSASDGRLDRAPWFATSAIIAEKGEKTWQCISPYSEKPIKLFWSSTAMAFGWDALYNTAYTRMLIENLYPLKEQGKGFYAGKYETEGTNKALTLETNALILEAAMYRKMSGTITPTSNKNRK, from the coding sequence ATGAAAATCTTCCGCATTCTGACAGTAACCTTTGCGATATGTTTGATGAGTGCAATTTCAGCTATGGCTGCTTTCGACGGACTGGGCCAGCTAGTTTCCAGCCCGACATTTGCTGAAGCGGTTGCCCTCTATAAAAATGGAAAGTTTGAACCATCCGCCATGATTTTGCAGGATCTAGCTGAAAATATGAGAGGACTCTCTCCGGAAGTCAGCGGAATAGTCTTTGTTATGGCCAGCCGAGCAGCTGAAAACGCCGGAAACGCAAGAGCCTACGAATCTTGGGGAATGGCCACAGCACGCTTTGCAAGAGCCGGAATGTCGTGGAATGAAGTCCGCAAAAATCTAGATCAACAACTTGAAATGGCTAGGCTCGGAGCCGCCGGACCTGCTGCAGTGGGAGCGGGACAAGCACCCGGATTTGCAGGCCCCGCAGTCAGTCTTCCACCGGAAGCAGGAAGAATGGCGACCGCATGGGAATTATTCGGTCTAAAAAACTACATTAGACCCTCCACCGGACTACGCAGAGAAAAAACAGCCGATCAAATATGGAACAACATGGGAGATGCAGGACAAGGGGCTATTACAGTTATTCCTTATTCTGAAGGAGTATGGGGTCCAAATATTTCCGGCACAAGCACTCCTCCAATTGTGAAAACGACAGAAGTGCCCAGAAATCACAGCTCAGCCGCGGCAGCAGCAACAATCGCCGCAGCCAAGGATTCAACTAGCTCGAAACCTGCATTAAGTGAAACTTACCGGGACGCAGCCCGTCTGGCATGGAGTTATTTCCAGCGGAATTACCAGCCGTCTACAGGACTTTACAACGGTCTGGACCTCTACTCCATTACTACGGTTTGGGAAATTGGCTCATCACTTGCCGCACTTAACGCCGCTTATGAATTAGAACTTATAAATGGTGATGAATTTAAACAGCGGGCAGGTTTAATGATGCAAACGCTGTCATCCATGGATCTGTATAACAACGAACTGCCTAACAAACTGTACTTTGCCGAGTCGGCAAGAATGGTTGGTGAAGACCAAAAACCGACGTCATCCGGAATAGGATGGGTTGGACCAGATGTAGCAAGATTGCTGCTCTGGCTCAAAAAGACAGCAACACTACACCCCGAATTTAAATCTACTGTTGAAAAAATTTTCAAACGGATGCGCACAGAAAAACTCGTCACAAACGGGCTGATCTACAGCATGAATGTTTATGCAGGAAAGGAAATTCTAACGGTAGTCAATGGCTTCGGTTATGGCTCTTATGCAGCAGAATGCTTAAAACCTTGGGGTTTTAATGCTTGGGCTTCAAGTGATTACCGCAAAACTCTCGGCTACAAAAACATGCTGGGAGTAAAGGTTCCGTTCGATAAATCAGCAAAAGCCCTCCTTTCTTCCAAACCCTTTGTGCTAACCCTTATGGAATTCGGAAAATCAGATAACGAACAGGATAAACTTATAAGGCGTATCTATGAAGTGCAGGAAGCTCGTTACAAAAAAACAAAAACAATTACCAGTGCAAGCGATGGAAGACTGGATCGTGCTCCATGGTTTGCGACCAGCGCAATCATAGCGGAAAAAGGGGAAAAAACATGGCAATGTATCAGCCCGTATTCCGAAAAACCTATTAAACTGTTCTGGTCATCCACAGCAATGGCTTTCGGCTGGGACGCTCTTTACAATACGGCCTACACACGCATGCTAATCGAAAACCTCTACCCGCTAAAAGAGCAAGGTAAAGGGTTTTATGCAGGAAAATATGAAACCGAGGGTACAAACAAAGCCCTGACACTCGAAACCAACGCTTTAATTCTTGAAGCCGCCATGTACAGGAAAATGTCAGGAACTATTACGCCTACGTCAAACAAAAATCGGAAATAG
- a CDS encoding extracellular solute-binding protein, giving the protein MKFIKILILATALSLAAACAKTPTPENPAELTIFGDVNRVFIEDSKGLGTLNDFMTIHPEIKVRTIPEYDEWQIHEQSLQTLRNPTAEQPDIIEMPGSWVAAFTHEKLLLPIESWFKELPIRDQSDFLTPLIAGYSQNDELYGLPALVGVQYLYARKDLLPESGMPHTLDDLVTTSRFIKEKYNIQGIIFPSKGLNLYKFYYTLLQIELHGQESENRLAAHRSAYKNFAILVKENQPDYEKYDHPTAEGEFRSGRAGLSINGNYVWFLLSQSSEVGFPVKPEDVLVDFLPVANKADHKQNHIWTRGYVINNKTKHPEQALQLLHFLTSERADFYRLKNRYILPARKSAAVYGENLPGMAPKPAQAMYEQGEQAPEIVKVNQSTPGWYGTASATLELLKDALAKGTTPESVAEEMIKIESGLSNK; this is encoded by the coding sequence ATGAAATTCATTAAAATTCTAATCCTTGCAACGGCTTTAAGCCTAGCCGCGGCCTGTGCGAAAACGCCCACACCCGAAAATCCGGCAGAGCTTACGATTTTTGGAGATGTTAATCGCGTCTTTATTGAAGACAGCAAGGGACTTGGTACCTTAAACGATTTTATGACTATTCATCCCGAAATTAAAGTTCGGACCATACCAGAATATGATGAATGGCAAATTCACGAACAATCTCTGCAAACGCTGCGAAATCCTACAGCTGAACAGCCCGACATAATAGAAATGCCCGGTAGCTGGGTTGCGGCTTTCACACATGAAAAGCTGCTTCTTCCGATAGAATCGTGGTTTAAAGAACTTCCAATCAGAGATCAGTCTGACTTTTTAACACCACTTATTGCCGGATATTCCCAAAACGATGAACTGTACGGACTTCCCGCTCTCGTCGGAGTACAATATCTGTATGCACGCAAAGATCTACTACCGGAATCAGGAATGCCGCACACACTTGATGATCTGGTAACCACTTCAAGATTTATAAAAGAAAAATATAACATTCAAGGGATCATCTTCCCTTCCAAAGGTCTTAATCTATATAAATTTTACTACACCCTGCTTCAAATTGAATTACATGGACAGGAATCAGAAAATAGACTGGCAGCTCACAGATCCGCTTACAAAAACTTTGCAATACTGGTGAAAGAAAACCAGCCCGACTACGAAAAATATGACCACCCCACGGCTGAGGGAGAATTCCGATCAGGACGCGCCGGGTTATCCATAAACGGCAACTACGTATGGTTCCTTTTAAGCCAAAGCTCCGAAGTAGGTTTTCCTGTAAAGCCTGAAGATGTGCTTGTAGACTTCCTGCCTGTAGCAAATAAAGCAGATCATAAACAGAATCATATATGGACCAGAGGCTATGTTATCAACAACAAGACAAAGCACCCTGAGCAGGCTCTTCAACTGCTGCACTTTCTCACTTCTGAACGAGCTGATTTCTACCGTCTGAAAAACAGATACATACTTCCTGCCCGCAAATCCGCCGCTGTTTATGGAGAAAATCTTCCGGGCATGGCTCCGAAGCCGGCACAAGCCATGTATGAACAAGGTGAACAGGCTCCGGAAATAGTCAAAGTAAATCAATCAACACCCGGATGGTACGGAACCGCAAGTGCAACACTTGAACTTTTGAAAGATGCATTGGCGAAAGGAACTACTCCCGAATCTGTAGCTGAAGAAATGATAAAAATTGAGAGCGGTCTTTCAAATAAATAA